TAATCAGGAAATCACGCCGTGGATGCGGCGTTCTGCATCGAGAAGTGCAGAGCAGGCTTCGGACTGAGGGTTATTCAAAACGTCTGCAGTCGTTCCTTCTTCGCAAATCTTGCCGTTGCTCATAACGATAACTCTTGGTGCTATCTGTCTTACAATGTGGATGTTGTGAGTGATAAGAAGGAATGCAGTATGCTGCTCTCTATTGATGTCCGTCATGAGCTTTAAGAGCTCAGCAGAAGAGCTCGCATCAAGTGACGAGAACGGTTCGTCAGCGATTATGAGAGAGGGATCCTGGATAAGGCACATTGCTATGGCGACACGCTGGCGCTGTCCGCCCGACAGTTCGTTGGGGCGTCGCTTTAAATATTCTTCGCCAAGACCGCATATATCAAGGACCTCGATCACGCGTGAGAGCACTTTGGCTTTGCGTTCGGTCAATGTGCCTTCGCCCTTGATCTCTTTTGCTCTCGAAGATGCGTTCAGGGCTTCCAACATGTGCCACTTGATAGTGTGCGCAGGGTTTAAGCACGATACGGGATCCTGGAAGATAACACCTATCCTGTTGCTCTTTATGCTTACCGTGCCAGAATGAGGCAGGAGTCCTAAGAGCGATCTGATGAGCGTGGTCTTGCCTGAACCGGAACCGCCGATGAGGCCTAAGATCTCGCCCGGGTAGACATCCAGAGACACGCCCTTGAGGACGTTATGAATGCCGTTATCTTTTGTGTCCTTATTCTTAACGCGCTCGAAAAGCGACCTGCCGTAACCTGCAGTAATATCTTTTGCGGTAAGCACGGGTTCTTTTGTGTAGTCGACCTTAACAGGCTCAAAACCCAGTATCCTTGTGTCGAGCCTTGCATTGGTAAGGAGCTCGGCCGTGAAGGCATTTTTAGGGTTGGTCAGGATATCTGATGCCGTATCCTTGTCGACGATCTTTCCGTCTTTCATTACCATGACGCGGTCGCAGAAGCCTCTTACGGCAGAGAGGTCATGAGAGATGAACAGTATGGTTATATGGAGCTTGTGGCAGAGCTCCTTAAGAAGCGACAGGATAGAAACTGTCGTTACGGTATCGAGTGAAGATGTGGGCTCGTCGCAGATAAGGAGACGCGGTTTAAGAAGTGCGGCGCCTGCTATGAGCACTCTCTGGCGCTGGCCACCCGAGAGCTGGTGAGGGTAGCGGCCCATAATCTCTTCAGCGTTAGAAAAGCCGACGAGTTCCAACATATCGGCGATCACCTTGTGGTGCTCTTCTTTTGTTTGTATATTTTCTTTATGAGCTGTAAGAACCTCTTCTAACTGTCTGCCGATGACCATAAGAGGATCGAGAGCAGTGGAGGGCTCCTGGAATATCATGCCGATGTCTTTTCCGAGCATGGCGCGGCGTTCCTTATTGCTCATCTCGAGGAGATTCTTTCCTGCGAACTTGATCGAGCCTGATGTGATCTCAGCATTTTCAGGGAGGAGCCCTGCAATTGCGAGCGAAGTCATGGTCTTGCCGCAGCCGGAGTTGCCGATGAGGCCTAAGATCTCGCCGTCTCTTATTCCGAAGTCGACATCGTCAAGAACTGGCTTCGGGTTAGGATTCTTTCTGGTCGGGAAAGAGAGGGTCAGATGATGGACCTTTACGATGTGTATATGCCGGGTCATCTCTTACCTCCTTTCGAGAGGTTGACACGAAGGCCCTCAGAAATGAAGTAGAGGCCCAGAATGTAGAAGATCAGCATCAGGGCAGGGAATATAACGAGCCATGGAGCTACGCGGATGTAAGCCTGGCTGTCCGAGAGCATCTTTCCGAAAGAAGCATCCGGGGGCTGAACGCCCAATCCCAGATAGCTCATGCCTGATTCAAACAAGGTCATGTTCGCAAGGCCGATTACAGTTGCGGGCAGGAGCTGCGGCACCAGGTTAGGGAAAACGTGTAATGCCATTATGCGTGCCGGCTTTACGCCCATTACGCGCGCATGGGTTATATAGTCGAGTTCTTTTATCTCCATGGTTCCGACACGGCAAACCCTCGCGAAAGTCGGTGCGAAAACAAGGCCCAATGCCCAGATAACGTTTGTGACTGAGGCACCGAAAACAGCTACGGCTACAAGTGCCAGCAATATTCCCGGGAAGCACATTATGCTGTTGCCCATGAGCATGATGCCTTTGTCGATATAGCCGCCGAAGTATCCAGCAGGGATTCCTGCGAGCGTGCCGAGGATAAGGGCTATGGCGACGCCTGCTGCGGAAATGTAGATCGTATATTTCGATGCCGCCATGACGCGGGATAAGACATCGCGGCCGAAGTTATCAGTTCCGAAAGGGTGTTCCAGGCAGGGAGCTAAAAGCTTTGCTGAAGCGTCTGTAGCGTCAGGCTGGTACGGTGTCCAGAAAAGCGAGATTGCGAATGCGATGACGACAATTCCCAGGAGTATAAGACCCGCCGTGTAGAATGCGGAGGCTTCAGGAGATCTGTTTTTATTCTTTCTGACATTTTCCATAACAGCAGATACTCCTTATTTCAGCCTGATCCTTGGATCCGAAACAGCTGCTGCGATATCGGAGATGAAGTACAGGAGGACCGTTATGAATGCGAGATAGAAGACGATTCCTGAAAGGAGCGGGAAGTCTCTTCTCGAGATAGCCGACAGGAGAAGACGTCCCAATCCCGGCAGATTAAAGACCTGCTCAACGATCAGGCTTCCGCCTAAGATGTCGGAAAGAATTATCGAGATTATCGTGATGGAAGACACATTTGAGTTCGGAAGGACGTGGCACATCATGATCCTTATGTCGGATAAGCCGTGGCTCTTTGAAGTGCGCACATAGTCAGAAGCCTTCTGCTCGATTATGGAAGACCTCAGGAACTTAAAGCTCATGGCGATCTTTGGAAGGGCGATCGCAAAAGACGGCAGAAGAAGGCAGCCGATGAATCCAAAGAAATCTTCCTTCGGTGCTACATAGGTTCCCACTG
The window above is part of the Ruminococcaceae bacterium R-25 genome. Proteins encoded here:
- a CDS encoding peptide/nickel transport system ATP-binding protein codes for the protein MTRHIHIVKVHHLTLSFPTRKNPNPKPVLDDVDFGIRDGEILGLIGNSGCGKTMTSLAIAGLLPENAEITSGSIKFAGKNLLEMSNKERRAMLGKDIGMIFQEPSTALDPLMVIGRQLEEVLTAHKENIQTKEEHHKVIADMLELVGFSNAEEIMGRYPHQLSGGQRQRVLIAGAALLKPRLLICDEPTSSLDTVTTVSILSLLKELCHKLHITILFISHDLSAVRGFCDRVMVMKDGKIVDKDTASDILTNPKNAFTAELLTNARLDTRILGFEPVKVDYTKEPVLTAKDITAGYGRSLFERVKNKDTKDNGIHNVLKGVSLDVYPGEILGLIGGSGSGKTTLIRSLLGLLPHSGTVSIKSNRIGVIFQDPVSCLNPAHTIKWHMLEALNASSRAKEIKGEGTLTERKAKVLSRVIEVLDICGLGEEYLKRRPNELSGGQRQRVAIAMCLIQDPSLIIADEPFSSLDASSSAELLKLMTDINREQHTAFLLITHNIHIVRQIAPRVIVMSNGKICEEGTTADVLNNPQSEACSALLDAERRIHGVIS
- a CDS encoding peptide/nickel transport system permease protein, coding for MENVRKNKNRSPEASAFYTAGLILLGIVVIAFAISLFWTPYQPDATDASAKLLAPCLEHPFGTDNFGRDVLSRVMAASKYTIYISAAGVAIALILGTLAGIPAGYFGGYIDKGIMLMGNSIMCFPGILLALVAVAVFGASVTNVIWALGLVFAPTFARVCRVGTMEIKELDYITHARVMGVKPARIMALHVFPNLVPQLLPATVIGLANMTLFESGMSYLGLGVQPPDASFGKMLSDSQAYIRVAPWLVIFPALMLIFYILGLYFISEGLRVNLSKGGKR